aaaaaatattattgtaatatatgttgatttgagttaaaaaaaattttatgtcaaaacTATTGTTTTTTATTGTATCATGGATCAAATCGATCAGTCTTATGAATATAAATTTGTGAAATAGTTAGCACAAAATATTTAgttgtttttaaaatacatgtccATGTGTCCTAAAAAGTGTAGCTTTTAATTCATGTGCTCTAGTTACATAAGacaatatatatttcatattttatacttctaaataaatatacaagaaatcaatttttaaaaatacattttttttatttcttatattaGATTGTATTtgtaacataaatttttttaaaaaaattaaactttgtttactaaaacatttaatcaataAGTATGTCTATCGCGAAATGATCTCACGAATCTATTTTCGTAAGACAAGTTAATATGATCAATGCTTAAAgtgaaaattaatacttttagcataagaACTAATATGTTTTCATGAATCGATTTGAGttagagatttgtctcacaaaattgatatgtaAACATATCACATGTTGTGTTAATATGTAGTCTTTCGTGAACCCCAATATCTttcaagatatttttttattggggATAAGAGTTTTacaatttcattaattttaaaaaaaattagagtttttttaatggcaaaaacttgtgtgagacggtctcacgggtcgaatttgtgagacggatctcttatttgggtcatccatgaaacagtattactttttattgtgaatatgggtagggttgacccttctcacagattaagatccgtgagacggtctcacatgagacccactctaaatattgcaaaaacttgtgtgagacggtctcacgggtaatattttgtgagactgatcttttatttgggtcatccatgaaaacgtattaatttttatgctaagagttttactttttattgtgaatatcggtaggactaatccgtttcacagataaagattcgtgagaccgtttcacaagagatctactccaTAAACATTACATATGACTTGTATCACGAATAAATATTTGTGAGACTTTCTAGACTttctctttaatttatttttattattttagcatataaaaaattattattacttttcccggtcatgttttaaaaaaagaaaataacaataacaataataataataataataataataataattgggaAATTGGTAAtgtgaaataattttttgatatattatttatctGAACCTCTATTAAACCCTAACTTCAATTCACCGCCCCCAGCTATCCGTCGCGAACGATAATCCTGCGGTGATAGAGAGGGAGATGGCTCTGTACGTATTGTACGAGTCGGCTTCCGGATATGGGCTGTTCTTGGCTCATGGGATTGATGAAATTGGGCAGAATACGGAGGGAGTTAGGAGCTCTGTATCGGACCTGAACCGGTTCGGGAAGGTTGTTAAGCTGGCcgcttttagcccttatgatTCTGCGCTTGATGCTCTGAACCAATGTAACGCAATCTCTGAAGGTAAAAAGGCTTTGGTTGCTTTCATTTTTTGGAGGGTTCTCATTGCTTGTGAGGAATCGTGTGATTTTTTTGTGTGGTTAATGCGTGATGTAAGCATATTCGCATCCAAAGAATTCAAGGAGCTAGCGGGCAACATAAATTTTAGAGGGTTTTGGAAATAAGTAGGAGGGAATGGAGTGTTGTGCATTAGAACCTATGGGCTGTCGACTTCCTGCTCCTTtttagtgattttttttttgtgcaaaAAACAGCACGCGTgcctgaatttttttatttgttgttcTCTGGGAAGTAGGgaggttttttgtttttattttagagTGCGATTGCTGAAGTATACAATAATACTGTTTGTTTGCTGTTTACGTGAGTTCAGGGCAAATGACTGATGAGCTGAGGAATTTTTTGGAGCTTACCCTTCCAAAAGTCAAGGAGGGTAAGAAGCCAAAGTTCAGCTTAGGAGTGGCTGAGCCAAAGCTTGGGTcaaatatttatgaagtaaCTAAGATTCCGTGCCAAAGCAATGAGTTTATTCTTGAGATTGTTCGGGGTGTGCGATTACATTTTGATCGATTTATTGAGAACCTTAAGGTTAGTCAATATCAAAtcctttttcttgatttgaatACTTTGTTGTGTATTGAAAAAAGCATGTATTTGATTTATCTTTAATCCTTCTAAATATGAATAGCCGGGTGATCTGGAAAAAGCACAACTTGGACTGGGCCATAGTTACAGCAGAGCAAAGGTGAAGTTCAATGTGAATCGTGTGGACAATATGGTTATTCAGGCTATCTTTCTCCTTGATACTCTTGATAAAGATATAAATTCCTTCTCCATGAGAGCAAGGTCAGTTTTGAACTTGGCTAGTTTGGGTTTGTTTGTATTATGTTAATTATATACTGTAGGCCTTGCCTGTACTGGCTTGGATGGTTATTAGTTGATCAGCGGtcctttttagtttttttatgttTGCACTTAGTAACATACAGACGGATGATTAAATCTGGGacatatttcttctttttcctgCAGAGAATGGTACTCGTGGCATTTTCCTGAATTAGCAAAGATTGTGAATGACAACTTTCTGTATGCCAAAGTCGCAAAATATGTGGAGAATAAATCACAGTTATCTGAGGGCAACTTATCAGACCTGACAGACATAGTTGGGGATGAAGATAAAGCAAAGGAGATCATAGAGGCTGCCAAAGCATCCATGGGTACAGTTTTCGATTGCACTTGGTCTTTGAATGCATGCTGTATCTAATACTGATCTGCTTCCTTTATTTTTTCAGGACAGGATTTGTCCCAAATAGACTTGATTAATGTCAAGCAATTTGCTCAAAGGGTGATTGACCTTGCTGAGTACAGGAAAAAGCTGTACGATTATCTGGTTTCCAAAATGAATGACATAGCACCTAATTTGGCTGCTCTTATTGGTGAAGTTGTAGGTGCACGTTTGATTTCCCATGCTGGTAGTCTCACAAACTTGGCAAAATGCCCTTCTTCCACTCTTCAAATTCTTGGCGCTGAGAAGGCTCTCTTTAGGTAGTTTCACATTGGCTGCATGTGTGTCGATTCATCGTTTTCATTCTTTGCTTAAACAGTTTTGATGTCTATTATAATTAGGtgaattttttgtttcaatttttcatTTCCTGGCTTTACCTGACAATTTATACAGAGCGTTGAAAACTCGTGGGAACACTCCAAAGTATGGTCTTATATTCCATTCTTCCTTTATTGGTCGTGCATCTGCTCGGAACAAAGGCCGAATGGCTCGTTATCTTGCAAACAAGTGCTCTATTGCTTCTCGTATTGACTGTTTCCTAGGcaagttaatttttttctttacacATCGATTGATTTGAACTGGTCTTGTGCATGCCATCGGGCTGTTGATGAACTGAGTCATATTGTTATGATGCAGAGAAAAGTACCACTGCTTTTGGAGAAAAACTTCGTGAACAAGTCGAAGAGCGTCTAGACTTTTATGATAAAGGGGTTGCTCCTCGTAAAAACATTGATGTGATGAAATCTGCGATCACAACTGTTGAGAGCAAAGGTTTGGACGCATCTGAATCTGTTCTGCTTCTCTATGTAAAGATAATATCTCGCAAATGAAGTGTCAATTTATTGCATGGATAAGCGTCTATAGGCCTTCAGTTTCTGAATGGTTCTAGATGCTTGCTTATGAGAAAgtgaacttaaacataaaaaGGAAGGAGTAATGGCCTAATTTGGTGGCGCATATCTGTGCTTCTGCGGCTTAGGAAATGTCTTGTGTTTGCTTTAATCTTTATTTTTCCCTATATATGCTCATAAACCCTTTTTCATCTGTGCAATCTTTCATAGAGGATGAGCCTGCAGCTTTTATGAATGGAGATGCCAAAGACAAGCCTAAAactgaaaagaagaaaaaggagAAACAAAAGACGGAACAAGATGAACGGGAGGAAAAGAATGATGCAAATGGAGGAGACGGGACtgcaaaaaagaagaaaaagaagaggaAAGATGAGATGGAGGTTGATGCTGCTGTAGCTGTTGACGAaggaaaaaggaagaaaaagaagaagtcGAGAAATGATATGAGCGAATGAACTTTGGTAAGATCTTCGTCGTTTGGAAACTTATATTTACCTGTGACCCCATTTTATGTAATGTCGTTTCCGCTTTTGCCATGGAATTTTGAGTTTATGTATCGTGGTTGCTACTTGGTAGGACTTTTTATTTCGTGTATGTTATTTggtaatatcatatataattttgCCTTGAAGTTGTTTTTCAAAATCATTGACTGTTTAAACTATATTCagaaataatttcaaaacaatAAAATGTCTCTTATCTAGTTTTTGGAATTTGaaagaatatttgaatattatttattttaaatgagtcAAGTAATTGTGTACATATAGTGGAAGACGATTCAAATTCTCCATCTTCAACTACAAAACTGGCCGGAAAAGCCCACCAAAATCTCTATACGTTGACACGATGAAGAAAGTAGGGCGAACTTTATTAATTGTGTAgttttcttatttattaattGTAATATGATTTTGTCATTGGAActattaatatcaataatataaagaaacaaatcaatatattgttgataaataaataattgacaaGCTTCTGAAATTCTAATGAAGGAGATAGGTAAGAAATAATTGTGATCATAAATGAGTTCAAGGATTTAACAATTCCacatgatatataaaatattcgtaattaaaattaaatttgtttctTGTGACTGAAAAATTTGTGATTACCACTTATTTTTACATTAACTTTagcaatgaaaaatatattttcggaTAAGATTTACGATCAAGTTGGTAAAGAAACAGAGTAGGA
This genomic interval from Primulina huaijiensis isolate GDHJ02 chromosome 14, ASM1229523v2, whole genome shotgun sequence contains the following:
- the LOC140957567 gene encoding nucleolar protein 56-like isoform X1, which encodes MALYVLYESASGYGLFLAHGIDEIGQNTEGVRSSVSDLNRFGKVVKLAAFSPYDSALDALNQCNAISEGQMTDELRNFLELTLPKVKEGKKPKFSLGVAEPKLGSNIYEVTKIPCQSNEFILEIVRGVRLHFDRFIENLKPGDLEKAQLGLGHSYSRAKVKFNVNRVDNMVIQAIFLLDTLDKDINSFSMRAREWYSWHFPELAKIVNDNFLYAKVAKYVENKSQLSEGNLSDLTDIVGDEDKAKEIIEAAKASMGQDLSQIDLINVKQFAQRVIDLAEYRKKLYDYLVSKMNDIAPNLAALIGEVVGARLISHAGSLTNLAKCPSSTLQILGAEKALFRALKTRGNTPKYGLIFHSSFIGRASARNKGRMARYLANKCSIASRIDCFLEKSTTAFGEKLREQVEERLDFYDKGVAPRKNIDVMKSAITTVESKEDEPAAFMNGDAKDKPKTEKKKKEKQKTEQDEREEKNDANGGDGTAKKKKKKRKDEMEVDAAVAVDEGKRKKKKKSRNDMSE
- the LOC140957567 gene encoding nucleolar protein 56-like isoform X2; the protein is MALYVLYESASGYGLFLAHGIDEIGQNTEGVRSSVSDLNRFGKVVKLAAFSPYDSALDALNQCNAISEGQMTDELRNFLELTLPKVKEGKKPKFSLGVAEPKLGSNIYEVTKIPCQSNEFILEIVRGVRLHFDRFIENLKPGDLEKAQLGLGHSYSRAKVKFNVNRVDNMVIQAIFLLDTLDKDINSFSMRAREWYSWHFPELAKIVNDNFLYAKVAKYVENKSQLSEGNLSDLTDIVGDEDKAKEIIEAAKASMGQDLSQIDLINVKQFAQRVIDLAEYRKKLYDYLVSKMNDIAPNLAALIGEVVGARLISHAGSLTNLAKCPSSTLQILGAEKALFRALKTRGNTPKYGLIFHSSFIGRASARNKGRMARYLANKCSIASRIDCFLEKSTTAFGEKLREQVEERLDFYDKGVAPRKNIDVMKSAITTVESKGLQFLNGSRCLLMRK